ATCATGGCGCCTTGACGCCGATTTAGGTAGTGGGGGGAGACCATTTCATCAACAGCCTCCTGGTAAACGGCAACTTTTATAGCACGTTGGAGAGTATCGGGAAAGCATGTTAGCATGGCGTTCTGCTGATCGGAGGTTTTCTGCATGCGCTCTTCCTGCCCTCGGCATTTCCCGGTGCACTATGCCTGGATCATTGTCCTGTCCGGGTTTCTGACGCTGTTCGCCTGCCTCGGCCTGGCGCGCTTCGCCTACGCCATGCTGCTGCCGGGGATGCGGACTGACCTGGCCCTGGGCTATGATCGCATGGGGCTGATCAGCACCGCCAATTTTATCGGTTACCTGGTTGCGGTGGCGCTGGCACCACGCCTGCTGAAACGCCTGCGCCCGCGTCTGACCATCAGCCTGGGACTGGTGCTGATCGCTGCATGCATGCTGACGGTGAGTGCCGCCAGCCGCTTCCAGCTCATTCTGATCTGCTATGCCCTGGTCGGGTTCGGCAGCGGTATGGCCAATATCCCCGCCATGGTGCTGGTTTCCCACTGGTTCCGGCCGGTCTTTCGGGGCCGCGCTGCCGGGCTGATGATTTCCGGAAATGGTGTGGCCATCATCTTTACCGGTTTTCTTGTGCCCCGCCTCAATGCGGCTTTCGGTACGAATGGCTGGCGGATCGGCTGGCTCTGCCTCGGAGGGATGGTTGCGGGGATTGCATTGCTGGTCTCCTGGATGCTGCGTAATGACCCGAAATCGCTTGGTCTTGAGCCGCTCGGTGAGACCGGGCCGGTCTCAGGTCCGCACTCCCCCGTTCGTGAGCAGGGCCAGGGTAAGCTGATGCTGCTGCTCGGTCTGCTCTACCTGGTCTTCGGTGCGACCTACATGGTTTACGGCACCTTCATCGTCACCAGCATGGTCGAGGAATATGGCCTGAACGAGGCAACCGCCGGCTTCTACTGGTCCCTGGTCGGTCTGCTCAGTATTTTCTCGGGGATCGCTTTCGGCGTACTCTCAGACCGTATCGG
This Geothermobacter hydrogeniphilus DNA region includes the following protein-coding sequences:
- a CDS encoding YbfB/YjiJ family MFS transporter → MRSSCPRHFPVHYAWIIVLSGFLTLFACLGLARFAYAMLLPGMRTDLALGYDRMGLISTANFIGYLVAVALAPRLLKRLRPRLTISLGLVLIAACMLTVSAASRFQLILICYALVGFGSGMANIPAMVLVSHWFRPVFRGRAAGLMISGNGVAIIFTGFLVPRLNAAFGTNGWRIGWLCLGGMVAGIALLVSWMLRNDPKSLGLEPLGETGPVSGPHSPVREQGQGKLMLLLGLLYLVFGATYMVYGTFIVTSMVEEYGLNEATAGFYWSLVGLLSIFSGIAFGVLSDRIGRKAGLALVFLVQSCAYLLAGSGLGEVSLILSIILYGFSVFAIPTIMAAAVGDFFGLQRAAMAFSLITFFFAAGQTVGPGLAGVLAEAVGSFSPAYFVAGGLTLLAALLALLLPGRTEV